The following DNA comes from Pongo pygmaeus isolate AG05252 chromosome 9, NHGRI_mPonPyg2-v2.0_pri, whole genome shotgun sequence.
caggctggagtgcagtagcggcgtgatctcggctcactgcaatctcgcctcctgggttcatgccattcccctgcctcagcctctcgagtagctgggactacaggcacccaccaccacgcccagctaattttttgtatttttagtagagacggggtttcaccatgttagccaggatggtctcgatttcctgacctcgtgatccacccgcctcggcctcccaaagtgctgggattacaggtgtgagccaccgtgcccggccagaagctTCTATTGTTAAGACCAACAAATTAGCTCTAAGgacaacaaaaaaatataaaaagcacatAAAgttaaatacacaaaatataaaagagcAGTGGAaggtattataaaattaaatatgatgCACTACttgtaacaaaacaaaataattccaaAGGAAAAATGACTAGATCATAAattgtataaaaaatatattcaggccaggtgcagtggctcacacctgtaatcccagcactttgggaggccaaggcaggtggaacatgacgtcagcagttcaagaccagcctggccaagatggtgaaaccccgtatctactaaaaatacaaaaattagccaggtgtggtggcaggcacctgtaatcacagctacttgggaagccgaggcaggaaaatcgcttgaacctgggaggcagaggttgcagtgagccgagatcgtgccactgcactccagcctgggtgacagagactccatctcaaaaaaaataaaaaatttaaaaaaattcaaaggaacTTGTCAGAAATAAAAgactgaaaggaaaaacaaactgaaTTATTGGCACTGAAACATATCCTAATAAAGTTACTGGCATGAAGATAAAGGTAAAAATTTGGAGCAGCCAAGAAAAGAGACtgacttgtctttttttctttgagacagggtctcactctgtcgcccaggctggagtgcagtggtgcaactatGGCTTACAATAGCCTccacctcttgagctcaagcgctcctcccacctcagcctcctgaagtgccgggattacaggcatgaagcactgtgcccagcctcaagtttttgttttgtttttttttttttttttttggagacggagtctcgctctgtcatccaggctggagtgcagtggtgcaatctcagctcactgcaacctccacctcccgggttcaagcaattctcctgcctcagcctcccaaagtgctgggactacaggcgcccgccaccatgcccagctaacttttttgtatttttagtagagacggggtttcaccgtgttaaccaggatggtctagatctgctgacctcgtgatctgcctgcctcagcctcccaaagtgctgggattacgggcgcccaccaccatgcccggctaatttttttgtatttttggtagagatggggtttcaccatgttaaccaggacggtctagatctcctgacctcgtgatctgcctgcctcagcctcccaaagcactgggattacaggcgtgagccaccgcgcccggccccaagtggttttttaaagacagaaataacGAAGTGCTCCTGAGATGTCTCCACAGTGAACACTGGAATGAAGGGCTTCGCAGCCTCCTGGGAAGAGGCGTGAACTGAGAATCTGACACCCAGCCTAATGGCTGCATAAGCTCACAGCCGGCAAACATCTGTGAGTGAGTCAGAGATCAAGGGGTTTCCATTAGCTGCTCTTGAAGAAATCACTAGACACAAATCCCAGCCAATTCAGAGCGGAGTGGAAAAGCCATCGAAGGCAGTAGGTTGAGGATAGACACTGACTCCACAGCGCCAAAGGACGGACCACCGGGAATGCACCTGGGGGTCCACAGAAGGAAGCTGAAAACACAGTGGGCGGAATGGAGCCCAGGTGAGACGCAGCCTACAGGTGCTGTGAACTGGAGAGAAAGATTTCTGAAGAAATCACCCGGCCCTGGAGGAATCTGGCTCCTCAGGGAAAGCCTGTGAGCTCAGCTGGCCCTTTCACAAGGAGAGGTGCAGAGACGGCGTGGTGGCACTGAAGGGACGGCCTCCCAGCCGAGAGGGGCAGGTGCAGGGTCCCTGGGGACAGTGCATGGTGAAGTCAGTGTGGCTACAGTGGGGACAGGGTGGGCCCGGCAGGAAGCAACGTGTCCCCACACACGTCAAGCCGCCCTGACCCACTGCCACCTGCAGCAGCTGGTCCCTACCAAACCTGCCAGCTCAGCACGGGGTCAGCCCCCAGCGAAGCCCCCCCACATCGGTGTCCAGGGGCTCAGGCTCCCAGGCAGCGCTCCAGACCCTTACTCCAAATTCGAGTGCCCCAAACGCTATTGAGGGAACAATTAGAAAGAGAAAGGTGACGCCTGCAGCCTGCCAGGGAAGAGGCTGAGCCACCCGCTATGAGGGCAGCTCCTCGGGCACAGCTGAGCCACCCGTCACGAGGGCAgctccccaggccaggccctCCAGGGCTTGGAGAAGGTGGGGGGACACTGTACCCACACCAGAgccagaaggccaaggcagaaagcCCCTTCCTCAGTCTAGAGGCCACCATAGGCGGTCACACCTGCCCCTACCCCTGGAGGCAGCCAAAGGCAGGTGGTGGCTgagcacagggctgggcacatgTCGACCACCAAACCCTGCCTTCTGCAGGGACCTGGGCACGTCTCTGGGCCACCTGCGGGTGCTGTGGCTGGCTCGCTGTGGCCTCGCTGACCTGGATGGCATCGCCTCTTTGCCAGCACTTAAGGTGAGTCTGGGCACCCTGGGCtggggagggctgggctgggctgggccggGCCCTGGCTCAGAGCCCCGCACTGCCCAGGAACTCTACGCCTCCTACAACAACATCTCGGACCTGAGCCCGCTGTGCCTGCTGGAGCAATTGGAGGTGCTGGACCTGGAGGGCAACAGCGTGGAGGACCTGGGGCAGGTGCGCTACTTGCAGCTGTGCCCACGCCTGGCCATGCTTACTCTGGAGGGCAACCTGGTGTGCCTACAGCCGGCCCCCGGCCCCACCAACAAGGTGCGTGTCCCGGGCACCCGGCCAGCATGTGCATGGCCAGGAGAGGCTCCCTGTGGCTCCAGCCCCAGGGCCCCTCCTCTGGCCAGGTACTTCTGTGCTCACCCACACCCTATGGCCTGCTCACCATGAGTTCACCTCCTCTGTCACTGGAAGTCTGACGGCTCCCAGGACATCCTCGTGGGCCAGCCCTGCCAGATCCCACAGGGTCACCTGCACACACGCCATGTCCCTTAACCCACATATGCACCTGTGAGTTCCACACATAAGCCACGTGGAAACACAAAGAATCACGTGTACAcggatgtgcacacacacacctgtgtacGCCCTCTCCAGAGCCACCTCCAGCCCCACAGGCCCCACAGACCACCCTATGCAGTATCTCAGGGCTCTGTGTGCCCTGATCAGAGCTGGCACACCTGTGCGTGCAGGCCCTAGGGTAGCTCACAGACCCTGCACAGGGCACGTCTGCCCTGAGCTCACAGTGCTAGCCTCATTTGCTGCTGCTTGGTGCTGCTACATGCTGAGGTCAGCGTCTACCAGTGCCCAGTGGCTACTGCTCTGTGGGCCAGAGCCCTGAGCTGAGGGCAGCTCCATGGGCCAGAGGGCATCCCTGGACCCCGCCTTGGGTCTGGAGAGTGGGGTCCTACATCCTGAGCAGGTGAGAGCCCAATCCCTCAGTCCCTGGGGTCTGAGAGTGACCCAAGCCCACCCCAGCAGGGTAGGCAGCATCCCCACCTCtgggcccctgccctgccccacggTGGGTCTGGGAAAGGGAGCCAGGGAAAGAGCTGGCCGGAAGGAACCACTGGACCCAgacctcccctccctccccctccccctgcagGTGCCCAGGGGCTATAACTACAGGGCAGAGGTGAGGAAGCTCATCCCCCAGCTGCAGGTCCTGGACGAAGTGCCGGCTGCACACACAGGCCCACCGGCCCCCCCGCGGCTGAGCCAGGACTGGCTTGCAGTGAAGGAGGCCATCAAGAAGGGTAACGGCCTCCCCCTGCTGGGTACGGCAGCTGCGCCCGGAGGACCCGCTGCTGAGCCCCAGCTCCCCCCAGGAAGaggcccccaccccaggcctctcAGAAACGGATGGCCACATCTCATGCCCTTCCCCAGCCTTGACCCCAGTCCCCAGAGCTGTGCACACCTGGCCCCAGGCCAGGACACTGTCTCTGAGCAGCCCACAGAGGGAGAGGAAGGTCTGAAGATGAGGGCCTCTCTAGAAGGCTGCAGTGTCAGAGGCTAGCCTCAGGTCATGCAGCGTGGGGATCGGGGCCCCTGGTCTGTGGACAGAGTCTGGGGGGCGCTCTTGGGCTGGGCCTTGGTGACCTCTGCTTCTGAACCTCGGGCAGACTGTCCCCGTGGAGTCCCCATCCGGCGACTTGACCCCGAGCTGTCCCTGCCTGAGATGCAGCCCCGGGCCTCCAGGCCCTGGCCCTTCTCCCTGCTGGTCCATGGGGGCCCCCTGCCCGAAGGCCTGCTTTCTGAGGACCTGGCCCCAGAAGATAACACCAGCAGCCTCACCCATGGTAACTGACTTGCCCCAAAGCTGACCCTGCAACCCCCCGGCCCCGAACCAGGCCCAGCCATGCTGTCACTTGCAGGTGCTGGCCAAGTCCTCTGTGGGAACCCCACCAAGGGCCTGCGGGAGCGTAGGCACCAGTGCCAGGTACAGCCCGCAGGGACCAGCCCGCCACGAGAACCAGTGTCCAGGGTTGCGGCCCTGACATGCCCTGCCCTGCCGCCATTCCAGGGCCAGAATCCCCAAAGCAGTCCCTTTTCCTCCCCAGGCCAGGGAGCCCCCGGAGCAGCTGCCCCGACACGGGCCAGGAGATCCGGCCGCCAGCACCTCCACCCCAGAGCCTGACCCTGCAGACAGCTCTGACTTTCTGGCCTTGGCTGGGCTTAGGGCCTGGAGGGAATGTGGCGTGCGGTGGGTGTCCCTCCAGCTCTTCCACTGTGTGTGTCCTGTCCCGTGGGGAAATCAGGGCTGGGGCTACCTTGGCTGAGTCATCCCTGGTCCCAAGGCTCGTGGACCATCCCTGTGTGTCCTGTCCCGTGGGGGGATCAGGGCTGGGGCTACCTTGGCTGAGTCATCACTGGTCCCAAGGCTCGTGGACCGTCCCTGAGCCTCACACGCACTTGGGATCAACCCCAAGAAGGGACAGGGCTGGagctcctcctctccccaccctagCCCCCTCCCCTATAGGCACCCGGAGTCCCAACAGGAAGGGGCTGTAGCCCCCTGGGGCCCACGGAGGGTCCCTGAAGAGCAAGTGCACCAGGCAGAGCCCAAGACTCCCCCCAGCCCCCCAAGCCTGGCCTCAGGTACTGAGCCTGCCCGCCTGCCCCCCAGTGCCTGGGAGTGACCAACACCCCACCTCTGTAGGGGGGGCCCTTACCCCAGATGGAGGTGTCAGCCTGGCCCTGCTTCCTCAGCTGGGCTCTGAGAGGGACTGTGACAGGGAGGCCCCcttctgggggtggggggctcacGACCGAGGGAGGTCCAACCCAAGTCCTCCCTCTCCCAAGCCATGGTCCAAGCCCTGTGACCTTGTGGGCCACCCGGGCTGGACGAAAAGGAGGCGTTCCACAAAAGGGGGTATGAACAGAGTGCAGAGGGGTCTGGACAGAAAGAAGGAGCCACCCCAGGGCACCAGCAGACAGAACATGGCCACTGGGCAGCTTTCAGGGGCACCGGCatgaggctgggggctggggggaaaGGCAGCCAGCAGCCCcactgggagaccaaggcaggagggtgCTGCTGCTTCACCCTGAAGATGGCACGTGCACTCGGGGACATAGAATTAAGCCATGCAGTGCCCTTTCCGAAGGACACCGGCTTCAGTGTGATCACAGCTGCAAGGCAGAGAGGACCCTCCCTCAGCGGGCAGGCCGGGCAGGGGGCACTGTAAGCAGGGGTGACCGCATGGTGGACAGCTGACTCTCCTCTATGCAGGAGCCTGGTCAAGGGGGCTGGGATGGGCAGGGAACAGGGCAGGCCAAGCCTCTGCCCTTCCATATGGCGGTGGGTGTCTGTGGAGGGAGCAGACAGAGGGGTCAACAGCTGGTTACCTAGTGGCCGTGACCtgcaggggtggagggagggcaggcagggcagCCAGGAGGAGGGGAGCTGCAGTGGCCTCGAGGCAGAGTCAGGACAAAGGCATGCCAGGACTCCAGACACCTGTGGAGGCAGGCACTGGGGGACCCGAGGCTTGGGAACCGGCCGGGGCGGTCAATCGGTAAACAGGCTCTCAGGGTCAGAACACAGATGACCAAGGGTCAGAGCCAGGCCTTGTGGTCTCCTTGTCAGGGACAGGACACAGGTGACCCACGGTCAGAGCCAGGCCTTGTGGTCTCCTTCTCAGGGACAGGACACAGATGACCCAGGGCCAGAACCAGGCTTCGTGGCCTCCTTGCCCGCCCCAGAGGTGGGCCCGCCCATGCGAGTCAGGGGTCACAGGGCTGGGAACACAGAAAGTGGGGTGCAGGGGTGCTGCTGCCTGTGGACCCCCAGCCTGGACCACTGCCTCGGGGCTGCAGGGCCATGGGTGGGCTGTGGCCTCCCCACCAGGTGACTCCCTTCTCTGACAGCCTTTCTGACCTCCCGTCACTCTGCTTGTTTTCTAGAGCCCTCCGGGACCTCGAGCCAGCACCTGGTCCCTTCACCTCCCAAGCACCCAAAGCCACCAGATTCTGGCAGCAGCTCCCCGCGGTGGTCGACAGACCTGCAGTCCAGAGGGCGTCGGCTCCGAGCCCTGGGCAGCTGGGGGCCTGGCCTGGGTGATGGGGTGGCTGCAGTGCCTGTCCTGAGAGCCCTGGAGGTGGCCTCAGGCCTGAGCCCACTAGCCCAGGGACGTCCTGGCCCAAAGCCAGCACCAGATGCAGCAGCCAGACCTCCCAGGGCAGCTGAACTCTCTCACCCCAGCCCCGTCCCCACTTAATGTGGTCCCCACTGCCAAGCTTGCCTGTGCTGGGGCCACGACTTGCCCACATATGTGGTCACAGAGCACAGAACACCTGGGCAGGTGTGTTGGGGGGTGGAAGGAGTGCCTGGCCCTGGGGAGGACCCTCTTGGTGGAGGGGAGTGGCGGACTGGGACCAGCCAGGGAGGCAGCAGAGGCTGGAACCCAGTTTAGGCCCCCAACTGGGTTTGGCCTGGGGAGGGAGGGTCCTGCTACCCAGCCCTTCCTTAGGGCCAGGCTTTCCCGCGGGcacgggggtggggggtggtcaCCGGAGCAGGCCTGTCAGAGGCCTCTCCTGCTAGAGCTGGGCATGGCCAAGGGGCAGGGACTAGAGCTGCGAGTCCACCACTCCCTTGCCGGCCCCAGGGTAAGAGCCACCTCCTAGGCCGCAGTGGCCGAAGGTCCCAGCTGCTCGCCCGAGGCCGCCGGGGGTGTGGTCCAGGCCTCCCGTCTCCGGGGGATCTGTAGGGTTCCCGCGCCGCGATAGGGCGGCCCGTTCCCTCCTCTTGGCGCAGGACGCCCCGGAACCCAAGGGCAACATTTTCAACTCTCAGGTGTACAGAAATGCGGTTTACTCTGTAGGCCACGTTGGTTCAATAAATGATGCAGCGGACACGGCCCGCCCAGCCCCAGCGCCCGCCCGCGCCCTCCCTCGCGGTCCCACCTCTAGGGGCCCCGCTCCTCCGCCCCTAGGCGCCGCGGCAGGTGTCCGCGGTGACCGGCAGGCAGCTGAGGAAGCGGAAGCCGAATCTGCTCTCCGCCGTGCTCTGCACCGACAGGGCCACCAGGGGGCAGCTACGGTCCACGCTCTTCCGGCACACCTGGGGGGGGGCCGGGGCTGAGAggcgcgcggggcggggcggggacgggaggggagaggggaggggaggggagcggaggggaggagaggggagagaggaggggaggggagcggaggggaggggacgaggagaggagagaagaggggagggagaggaggggagctgACGGGAGGAGGAAAAGCGGGGAGGAGACGGGAGGGAAcgggagggaagaagaggagaggggaagagagtaGAGGAGCGGGGACGGGagaaaaggagggggaggggagaggggggagggggaagcgagggggagggggagggggacggagaggaagaggagggggcgCGTCCACAAGCGCGCACTCACCCGAACTCGGTGCTCTTTCCGGAGCCGACAGTCCTCCAGGCCCAGCCCGGCCTCTGCGGGAGGCGACGGCAGGGTGGGGTCACCCGGGATGGCGGGCAGGTGCTGCGGCGCGGGGATCTCCGGGGTCTCGGGCCGCGCGGGCCCCTCCCGCTCGTGGAAGAGCTTCCCCGAGCTCATTGGGGGCAGCAGGCCCCGCGTCCTGGTGGGGCGAGGGTCGTGAGGGCGGCGGCCGGCCCGGGAAAGGCGGCCCTAGAGGGCTCCGCGCCTGCGGCGGGGCAGGGGCCGCGGGGCGTACTGGAGGACTAGGGGGCAGCCGGGGCGGGGCCTGGGGAAGTTGGGGGCCGTCCTAGCGCGGGGATGCGAGGGACCGTTTCTGCTGGGGCGGGGCCTGGGGAGGGAGGCCAGATCCCGGGGACCTGCGGTCCCCACCCTGGTCTCCGGCGACTGACCCGGGGCTCCCGCACCCGGCCTTTGCGCAGGGGTCGAGGTGGGCGCGGCGGCTTGCGGGTGTCGGCGCCGGGCCCGGCCTCAGGGAGCGGGAAGCGGTCGATGGACAAGTCGGTGCCGTCGGCGAAGACCCTCGGGGCCGGAGTCTCGCGGCGTGGGATCCGGTGCTCACTGAGGACCTGCGGGGCGCGTCGGTCACCCCCCACACCCCAGCCCCGGCCGCCCCACCGGGGGCCCGCACCGACCTCGCCCTTGGGGCTCAGGAGCAGCGTCGCGCAGCCAcggatggagaggaggggaacgGGCACCCGGCCCGAGGACGCGCACAGCGGCTTCTTGGCGCTGCGGGTCGCCTCGCCCCAGACCTGGAAGGGCGCGGAGCGGCGGGTGAGGGGCGGCCGGGCCGGGCCGTCGGGGCCGGGCTCCCGGGCCGGGGCGCACCGTGACGTGGTGCCGCGGGGCCAGCAGCGTGCCCGGCGGGAAGCGGTACAGGCGCTCCGGGAAGCCGCGCACCAGCTGCTTCAGCACCATGCCGCTCAGGTCGGCCGTGCTCTCCTGCGACGGGTTGAAGATGCGGACGAACTTCTCCCGGCGGCTCACAGCCACGATCTTCAGGCCTGTCGGGCTGGGACGAGAGGAGACGCCGTAAGGAGATGCGGCGGGTCCACCCGCACGGCTGCGCGCCCCGCCCGGAAACCAGCTCCAGCCCGGCGCTGGAGGCCTGGGTCGCTCGCCCCTTACCTCTGCAGGAGTTCCGGGCTCCAGTGGTCGGGGTCTGTGCAGGGCTGGGGCGACAGGACCGGATCGCCGTGCCTGGGTGAGTGGGTTTTCTGGAGATCTAGAGAGAGCAGCGCTTTTGGGGAGGGGACCCTCCAATGGGGTGCCCACAGGATGTTCCCTGTGAGGCCAGAACAGGCCTGCAGCGCCTGGCGGGGCGGGGAGCAGGGCCAGCGTCAGATGGGGCAGGAAAGGTGGCTGGACCTTGGGGGCTGGAGGACCACCTCCAGGGCTCTGAGTGAGATCACAGCTCtgagggggtggagggtgggtaaAAGATAACCAGGGGAGACCGGCCCCACTGCACCTTCTGAGTCCCTGCTGTGGCTCCCGGCCTGCACCAGCGCCTGCTCGGAGGAAGCGCGGTGGTCCCGGGGCGTGTGCCCTATCGCCTGCACGAGGGAAGGCAGGCTTGGCCGGCAGATGCTGGAGTCGGAGTCAGCGCCCCCTGAGCTGCTGGTGTTCAGACAGGGCAGGGAGCCCCACTCCACGGTCTTGTGATGCCGCTCGGAGTGCTTTCTGGAGGACTCTGAGCTCCCTGTGTCCAGCTgtggccagggctggggctgcctgTGGACCACGCTCTGCTTGatggccactccagctccagaccccagccctgcccccgtCCAGCCTCACAAGGCAGTGCAGCAGGGAGCCCCTCTTGCATCCCAGTACCCAGGCCCAGCTCATGGCAAGACAGTGATGGCCGCCTCAATCCCAACGCATTCTACAGATCAGAGAATGCGCATTGGAAGGTTTAAGGGACTTATCCAGGGACACTAAGTGGTCCTTGAGTGTCCTGGGTCTTCACCTGCCAAGGTGAGCCCTCCCTTCTGGCCCCTGGGgagtccctgctctgtgcagtTACTTTTGCTTTGAGCTGGGCTCCATGCTGGTGAAGAGGTTGGGGTAGCGGTGGGCAATGCTGTTCCAGTCCACGTCCTCCAGCCGAAAGCCCTGGCCAGGAAGCAAGAGGCACATGGTCCTCCCCTCCCGCAAGGCTCCAGATCCTAGACCACACACGTGGGAGGCCTAGCTCACCTCCCCAGTGGGGGCCTGAATGTTTTCAGAGAGGTCACTTGGGTCCATCAGAGTCTCTGCCGTCACTACCTGCAAGAGGGGACCGGAGGCCagtgggcaggggctgggtgcTCCCCCACAGCACCTCTCCTCTTTGACCTCACCTGTGCTTTGAGGCCTCCTGATTCCTCCCTGCTGGAGCCCAGAGTTCCAGAGGCAGCCTGAGCAGGGCAGGCTTCCAGGCAGGCCAGGGCGCCCCAGCAGAGGCACGCGACGAGAgggggagggctggggagggcagCCTGGGGCAGGAGGGCTTGGGGAACAGGCTCACCTCCACACTGCCAGTCTGGGATCGTAGCATGCGGCCCACCCACGAGGAGCGGGCCAGCTGCAGGAGGCAGGACTTCTGCAAGTTCTGTAGCtcggcctccacctcctggagcGTGCGGGTGGTCTGCAGCAGCCGCTCCTCCAGGTGCTCCTTCTCCTGCTCCGAGAGGGCccgtgggtggtggtgggggggtctTCTGCAGTAGGCCCCCAGGCCAGCCCCAGCCTGGCTCCCCAACACCAGGACCCTGCCCACTCCCTGTACCCCTGCCTCACCCACTGGGCTTGCTCCTTCTGTTCCTTCAACTCCAGGGTCAGCTTCTGGACCTGGTTCTGCAGGAATTTCTCCTGACTGTGGGAGCTCCTGGAGGAGGGGTGACCtcagcagcccccaccccactcagGCAGGGGTTCCTAATGTCAGGTCAGTGgtgaaggaggggaggaggggctcCACTGCCACCCTGGCCCCAAGGGCACACAGTACAGCCCCGCTGGGGCCGGCCAGCCTCTGGCTGGTCTAGGCAAGGGTCTAGCACCCATCCACATGCGCAGGGTTAGGGTTGAGGCTATAGCGTGTTAACTTAGGATCAGGGTAGAGGCTCAGCGTGGGCAAGGATGAGGGTAAGGATCTGACTCAGCAGTTGGGGTTGGGGTCAGACAGAAACCAGGAGTCCGGGCGAGGACAGGGCGGGGTTGGGTTGGGCTGGGGACTGCTGCAGACCTCTTGGGCGGAAGCCCCGCCACCTCCTCCAGGATGTGGCAGCGCCAGGCGTCCTGGCCATTCTGGACGGCCCACCGCAAGGCCTGGATCTCCAGTTCTCGCTGCCTCCACAGCAGCCGCAGTGTGCGAGGGTCCAGGGACTCAAGAGCCAacctgcagcagcagcagaccCT
Coding sequences within:
- the LRRC56 gene encoding leucine-rich repeat-containing protein 56 isoform X3, with amino-acid sequence MDPGWDRSRGPRPSTSSVRVRELSWQGLHNPCPQSKGPGSQRDSLGEQLVEEYLSPARLQALARVDDLRLVRALEMCVDTLEGSLGNFGVHLPNLDQLKLNGSHLGSLRDLGTSLGHLRVLWLARCGLADLDGIASLPALKELYASYNNISDLSPLCLLEQLEVLDLEGNSVEDLGQVRYLQLCPRLAMLTLEGNLVCLQPAPGPTNKVPRGYNYRAEVRKLIPQLQVLDEVPAAHTGPPAPPRLSQDWLAVKEAIKKDCPRGVPIRRLDPELSLPEMQPRASRPWPFSLLVHGGPLPEGLLSEDLAPEDNTSSLTHGAGQVLCGNPTKGLRERRHQCQAREPPEQLPRHGPGDPAASTSTPEPDPADSSDFLALAGLRAWRECGVRPLPYRHPESQQEGAVAPWGPRRVPEEQVHQAEPKTPPSPPSLASEPSGTSSQHLVPSPPKHPKPPDSGSSSPRWSTDLQSRGRRLRALGSWGPGLGDGVAAVPVLRALEVASGLSPLAQGRPGPKPAPDAAARPPRAAELSHPSPVPT
- the LRRC56 gene encoding leucine-rich repeat-containing protein 56 isoform X2 codes for the protein MDPGWDRSRGPRPSTSSVRVRELSWQGLHNPCPQSKGPGSQRDSLGEQLVEEYLSPARLALARVDDLRLVRALEMCVDTLEGSLGNFGVHLPNLDQLKLNGSHLGSLRDLGTSLGHLRVLWLARCGLADLDGIASLPALKELYASYNNISDLSPLCLLEQLEVLDLEGNSVEDLGQVRYLQLCPRLAMLTLEGNLVCLQPAPGPTNKVPRGYNYRAEVRKLIPQLQVLDEVPAAHTGPPAPPRLSQDWLAVKEAIKKGNGLPLLDCPRGVPIRRLDPELSLPEMQPRASRPWPFSLLVHGGPLPEGLLSEDLAPEDNTSSLTHGAGQVLCGNPTKGLRERRHQCQAREPPEQLPRHGPGDPAASTSTPEPDPADSSDFLALAGLRAWRECGVRPLPYRHPESQQEGAVAPWGPRRVPEEQVHQAEPKTPPSPPSLASEPSGTSSQHLVPSPPKHPKPPDSGSSSPRWSTDLQSRGRRLRALGSWGPGLGDGVAAVPVLRALEVASGLSPLAQGRPGPKPAPDAAARPPRAAELSHPSPVPT
- the LRRC56 gene encoding leucine-rich repeat-containing protein 56 isoform X7, producing the protein MDPGWDRSRGPRPSTSSVRVRELSWQGLHNPCPQSKGPGSQRDSLGEQLVEEYLSPARLQALARVDDLRLVRALEMCVDTLEGSLGNFGVHLPNLDQLKLNGSHLGSLRDLGTSLGHLRVLWLARCGLADLDGIASLPALKELYASYNNISDLSPLCLLEQLEVLDLEGNSVEDLGQVRYLQLCPRLAMLTLEGNLVCLQPAPGPTNKVPRGYNYRAEVRKLIPQLQVLDEVPAAHTGPPAPPRLSQDWLAVKEAIKKGAGQVLCGNPTKGLRERRHQCQAREPPEQLPRHGPGDPAASTSTPEPDPADSSDFLALAGLRAWRECGVRPLPYRHPESQQEGAVAPWGPRRVPEEQVHQAEPKTPPSPPSLASEPSGTSSQHLVPSPPKHPKPPDSGSSSPRWSTDLQSRGRRLRALGSWGPGLGDGVAAVPVLRALEVASGLSPLAQGRPGPKPAPDAAARPPRAAELSHPSPVPT
- the LRRC56 gene encoding leucine-rich repeat-containing protein 56 isoform X8, translating into MDPGWDRSRGPRPSTSSVRVRELSWQGLHNPCPQSKGPGSQRDSLGEQLVEEYLSPARLALARVDDLRLVRALEMCVDTLEGSLGNFGVHLPNLDQLKLNGSHLGSLRDLGTSLGHLRVLWLARCGLADLDGIASLPALKELYASYNNISDLSPLCLLEQLEVLDLEGNSVEDLGQVRYLQLCPRLAMLTLEGNLVCLQPAPGPTNKVPRGYNYRAEVRKLIPQLQVLDEVPAAHTGPPAPPRLSQDWLAVKEAIKKGAGQVLCGNPTKGLRERRHQCQAREPPEQLPRHGPGDPAASTSTPEPDPADSSDFLALAGLRAWRECGVRPLPYRHPESQQEGAVAPWGPRRVPEEQVHQAEPKTPPSPPSLASEPSGTSSQHLVPSPPKHPKPPDSGSSSPRWSTDLQSRGRRLRALGSWGPGLGDGVAAVPVLRALEVASGLSPLAQGRPGPKPAPDAAARPPRAAELSHPSPVPT
- the LRRC56 gene encoding leucine-rich repeat-containing protein 56 isoform X11; translation: MDPGWDRSRGPRPSTSSVRVRELSWQGLHNPCPQSKGPGSQRDSLGEQLVEEYLSPARLQALARVDDLRLVRALEMCVDTLEGSLGNFGVHLPNLDQLKLNGSHLGSLRDLGTSLGHLRVLWLARCGLADLDGIASLPALKELYASYNNISDLSPLCLLEQLEVLDLEGNSVEDLGQVRYLQLCPRLAMLTLEGNLVCLQPAPGPTNKVPRGYNYRAEVRKLIPQLQVLDEVPAAHTGPPAPPRLSQDWLAVKEAIKKDCPRGVPIRRLDPELSLPEMQPRASRPWPFSLLVHGGPLPEGLLSEDLAPEDNTSSLTHGAGQVLCGNPTKGLRERRHQCQAREPPEQLPRHGPGDPAASTSTPEPDPADSSDFLALAGLRAWRECGVRALRDLEPAPGPFTSQAPKATRFWQQLPAVVDRPAVQRASAPSPGQLGAWPG
- the LRRC56 gene encoding leucine-rich repeat-containing protein 56 isoform X10 codes for the protein MDPGWDRSRGPRPSTSSVRVRELSWQGLHNPCPQSKGPGSQRDSLGEQLVEEYLSPARLALARVDDLRLVRALEMCVDTLEGSLGNFGVHLPNLDQLKLNGSHLGSLRDLGTSLGHLRVLWLARCGLADLDGIASLPALKELYASYNNISDLSPLCLLEQLEVLDLEGNSVEDLGQVRYLQLCPRLAMLTLEGNLVCLQPAPGPTNKVPRGYNYRAEVRKLIPQLQVLDEVPAAHTGPPAPPRLSQDWLAVKEAIKKGNGLPLLDCPRGVPIRRLDPELSLPEMQPRASRPWPFSLLVHGGPLPEGLLSEDLAPEDNTSSLTHGAGQVLCGNPTKGLRERRHQCQAREPPEQLPRHGPGDPAASTSTPEPDPADSSDFLALAGLRAWRECGVRALRDLEPAPGPFTSQAPKATRFWQQLPAVVDRPAVQRASAPSPGQLGAWPG
- the LRRC56 gene encoding leucine-rich repeat-containing protein 56 isoform X6 — protein: MDPGWDRSRGPRPSTSSVRVRELSWQGLHNPCPQSKGPGSQRDSLGEQLVEEYLSPARLALARVDDLRLVRALEMCVDTLEGSLGNFGVHLPNLDQLKLNGSHLGSLRDLGTSLGHLRVLWLARCGLADLDGIASLPALKELYASYNNISDLSPLCLLEQLEVLDLEGNSVEDLGQVRYLQLCPRLAMLTLEGNLVCLQPAPGPTNKVPRGYNYRAEVRKLIPQLQVLDEVPAAHTGPPAPPRLSQDWLAVKEAIKKGNGLPLLGAGQVLCGNPTKGLRERRHQCQAREPPEQLPRHGPGDPAASTSTPEPDPADSSDFLALAGLRAWRECGVRPLPYRHPESQQEGAVAPWGPRRVPEEQVHQAEPKTPPSPPSLASEPSGTSSQHLVPSPPKHPKPPDSGSSSPRWSTDLQSRGRRLRALGSWGPGLGDGVAAVPVLRALEVASGLSPLAQGRPGPKPAPDAAARPPRAAELSHPSPVPT